The DNA segment GGAGGTGGAGACCCCGTCGGTGACCTCGTCCATGACGTCACCCTAAGACCGTCAGGTAAGCCTGTCCAGGCACACCTGAGCAGTTTGTCTGTGTAGTTTTACCCCGGGTCCCGGCTGAGGATCGCCGACGCCTCCGCCATGCCGAGCCTGCCCGCCGGCAAGACCAACGCGACCGGGTGCGCCATCGCCGAGGGCGCAGCGGAACCGCTTCAGGGGCAGGAGCCGGCTGCCGCCGTCACGGCACCGGCGGCCGAACGGCCGGGCCCTCTGCCTGCCACGCAGGTCAGGGCCCGGCCCACGGGTGAGACGGGATCAGGGCCTGGCCCGCAGCACGTCCACGTCGGCGGCCCGCACGTACTCGACGCGGTGCCCGAACTGGATCTCGTAGTACGTGTCCTTGCCGGTGACCACCCGGTGCGCGGCAGGATCGAACGTCACCGCGTAGAAGTACTCGCCCCGCACCTTCTGGCCGACCACGTACTTCTGCCCGGCCGGCAGCGTGTACGGCATGGGCGACACGGCCTGCACCGGAACGTCCGAGGGGTACGCCGAGGCCTCGGGGTAGGCACGCCCGTACACGGGCACGTCGCTCCTGCCGGCCTTCGGAGTGATGAGCAGTCCCGAGGACGGGGCGGCCGGTACGGCCGCGGGGTGCTTCGCCGGGTTCTTGAACCAGGCCTTCTGGCCGAGGAACCAGATCGCCGTCCAGTCGCCCTGCCGGCCCGCCACCGCGTACTGCTGCCCGGTGGAGGCCCGCGCGCCGACGTCGTTCACGTCGGTCGTCGAGTCCTGCCCGCCGGGTCGCAGCCCGACGTCCTTGACCAGCGGGGCGTCGTCGGCCGGAGCGGTACGCAGCCGCACCTCGCTTGAGCCGTGCGCCGCGCACGGCTGGCCCGCCGTCGTGCAGCCGGTGTACGCGGGCTGGTTGCCCGTGTAGCCGGGCAGCACGGTGACCACGCCCGAGGCCGGTCCCGCACTCCGGTGGAAGGGCTTGCCGAGCAGGGCGAAGTAGTGCGCCCAGTCCCAGTACGGGCCCGGGTCGGTGTGCATGGCCGGGATGCCGGAGCCGGTGGTGGCAGGAACGTTGTCGTGGCCGAGGATGTGCTGCCGGTCCAGCGGGATGCGGTACTTCCGCGCCAGGTAGCCCACGAGCCGCGCCGACGAGCGGTACATCTCCTCCGTGAACCAGGCGTCCGGGTCGGTCAGGAAGCCCTCGTGCTCGATGCCGATCGAGTGGGAGTTGACATACCAGTTACCGGCGTGCCAGCCGACGTCGTTGGCCTTGATGTGCTGGGCGATCTCCCCGTCGGTCGAGCGGACCGTGTAGTGCCAGCCGAGGTAGGTGGGGTCCTGCACCAGCTTCAGGGTGGCGTCCCAGTACTCCTCGGTGTCGTGGATGACGATGGAGTCGATGCTCTGGTCCTTCGGGCGGTCGGCCAGATCGTGGTTGCCGTAGTCGTCGCCGAACTCCTCGTAGGGCGCCGGCACCCACGTGCACGACACCGTCGCCGGGCACTGGGTGTCGCCCGCCGCGGCATGGCGCAGGCCCATCTGCCGCACCTGGTTCCCGTCCGGGGCGAGGCCGGGAGCGGCGGCGAGACTCACCTGCTGGCCGTCATCGGTGGTGCGCCGGGCGCCGTCCCGGATCACGTCGAACACGTCGTCGGCATAGACCGCGGCGGTCGCGGAGTCATCGGAGCCGGAGAACCGGGCGACCGCCCCGTACCAGTCCGCGGGGTCGGCGCTCAGCGGCCTGCCCAGCTCCTGCTGCGCCGCGGCCAGCAGGGCGGCGCCGCCGCGGACGTTGGCGTCGGGGTCGGTGCGCAGCCGTGCCGCGGGGATGCCGGTGAGCCGCGCGGCGCTGGTCAGGGTGCGCAGCCGTGCCGGCACGTCGGTGGCCTTGGGCAGGGCTGGCGTGGGGTGCAGTGCCGGCCGGGCGCTGTCGCCACGGGGGTCCTCGCCGTCGCCCCGCGGACCTGCCGTCGCGAGCGCGGCGCGCGCATCCGTCAGGTGCATGGGCCCGTACCCGCCCGACACGCTCGGCGCGCCGTGGTGCGTGTCCCAGCGGGACTGGATGTACGACACGCCCATCAGCACGCTCTGCGGCACGTGGGATCCGGCTGCCGCGGCGGCGAACGAGGTCTGGAGCCGGGTGGCCGCGGGTACCTCGGCGCCGCTGGACGGTGCCGCGCCGACCAGCGGCAGCAGCAGTGCCGCGGACGCGAGCAGGGCGGTCGTGCCGAGCAGATGTCTGGATGCGGCCGGGGTGTGGCCGGGGGCGGATGCGCGCAATGCAGCCTCCAGGGACGTTGGGTGCGATGCGGCGCCCGGGGCCGGGCGTGCGTCAGTCGTATCGGCTGCACGACGATCCGTCAATCGCCCCTTCTGTACGGGATTTCCCACGTCAGCGGCGTGAACGGTGCACGATCAGGCCTGACGGGAACGCCGCCTGCGAGGCTTCACTGGAGTGGACCAATGGGACTCGGCCGGGTGAGAGCGTGAGGCCGGTGCTGCGCCGGGTCGTCGAACATGCAGGACACGGCGAATTACGGCGGGCTCGTCGAGCGCGGTGGGCTCGTCGGACGTGGCGGGTCCGCCGAACATGCGGGCCTGTCGAGCGCCGACGGCCCGTCAAGCACTCAGGCCCGCGGCACGCCATCCCTCGCGCGCCGCGGGTCCTCTGATATCAGCGGATATCAGCGGGTGCCGACCGCCGCCCGTACCGCACCACGCGCGACCTGGCAGTCGTCGTGGAGGCGGCGCAGCAGGAGCCGCTGCTCCTCACCGGACGGCAGGCCCGGGGGCTGGCCGCCGCCGGGTCCGGGAGCCGGCTCCCGCAGCGAGCGCTGCACGGCGGTCTCGTAGGTGCGGATCTCCCGGGTCAGCACCAGCATCAGGTTCACCAGGAAGGCGTCCCGCGCGGCGGGGCCCGCGAGCTGGGCGAGCTGGGAGATCTGGCGCCTGGCCATGGGCGCGTCGCCGAGCACCGCCCACAGGGTCGCCAGGTCGTAGCCGGGCAGGTACCAGCCTGCGTGCTCCCAGTCGACCAGGATCGGTCCCGCCGGCGAGAGCAGCATGTTCGACATCAGGGCGTCGCCGTGACAGAACTGCAGGACACCCTGGCGGCCCGCGGACTTCGCGATGCCGTGCAGCAGCTTCCGCAGGTCGCCCAGGTCGCGGTCGGTCAGCAGGCCCAGTTCGTGGTACCGCGAGATCCGGGTGCCGTAGTCCAGCGGCCGGCCGAAGGCGCCCTCCGGCGGCTGCCACTGGCCCAGCCGGATGATCGCGCTGAGCGCGGCCCGTACGTCGGCACGGGGCGGCGCCTGCACGGGGTGGCGCTGGAGCGCGGCGGCCCGCCCGGGCATCCGCTCGACCACCAGGACGCCGCCAGCCGGGTCGGCGGCGATCAGCCGGGGAACGCGCACCGGCGGGCGGTTGCGCACGAAGGAGCGGTAGACAGCTATTTCATGCTGGAACCGCTCCTTCCATACGGCGGAGTGGTCCACTAAACACTTGGCCACGGCCGTACTTCGGCCGGTGGTGCCGACCAGCAGCACAGAGCGGCCGCTGCGGCGCAGCAGCTGCACGGGGCTGAACTCGGGACAGATCCGGTGCACCGCCGCGACGGCCGTACGCAGCTGCGCGCCCTGCGGCCCCGACAGGTCCAGCCGGCCGCTGAGCGGCGCGACGAGGGTGCCGGGTGCCCGGTGCGGCCGGCGGTCGACCACCACCGGGTACGGCGGGGAGGCCGGGTGGGAGCCGCCGCCGGCCGCCACGGGTGCCTCCCTGGCGCGGGCGGCGCCGGGGAGCGCGTGCAGCGGCCGGGCCGGGGAGGACACGGAGGACGATGCTGCGTACATGGGCGAGAGCGATCCCTTCGTGTGCCTGTGGAAAACCCTGCGCCGCCCGGCCCGGTGGCGTCCCGCACCCTGGGGAGTGCGGACCGCCGCCGGGCCGAGGCGGTGCTTTCCTACCTGACACCCCCAGGCCACTGGCACACCATCTGGCGGGCCCTGGCGAACCCTGGCGAATAGTCGCCCAGCAACTGACAGAGGGCTACTGTCGGTTCAGCCGAGAACCTGGGGGCTTGACGTGAGCGGACAACCCAACACCCGCCTATCGGACCTGTTCGGCCTGGCCGGCTGGTCGAAGGGTGAACTCGCGAGACTGGTGAACCGGAAGGCGGCCGCCATGGGCCACCCCCAGCTCGCCACCGACACCTCACGGGTGCGGCGTTGGATCGACATGGGGGAGATCCCGCGCGATCCGGTGCCGAAGGTGCTTGCGGCGCTGTTCACCGAGCAACTCGGCCGTGTCGTGACCATCGAGGACCTCGGTCTGGTCCGGCACGGGCGCGCCTCGAAGCGGCGTGACGACCGGGGTGCGGAGCATCCCGACGGACTGCCGTGGGCGCCCGAGCGGACGGCTGCGGTCCTCACCGAATTCACGGGAATGGACCTCATGCTCAACCGACGCGGCTTGGTGGGCGCGGGTGCCGCGCTTGCCGCAGGATCCGCACTCAGCAGCGCCATGCACGACTGGCTCAACACCGACCCGGCCCTCGCGGCCGACGCCCCCCGACCCCCCGAACCCGACGTGCCCCTCCACGCCGACCAGGCGGGAGCCGACCGGTACGAGGCGGCTCCGGTCGGCTCGCAGGAGATCGAGGCACTGGAGCACTCGGTCGAGGTGTTCCGCGCGTGGGACGCGGCCCGTGGCGGCGGGTTGCAGCGCAAGGCGGTGGTCGGCCAGCTCAACGAGGTGGGCGGCATGCTCGCCTACCGGCACCCCGACCATCTCCAGCGCCGCCTGTGGGGTGTCGCGGCCAACCTGGCGGTGCTCGCGGGCTGGATGTCGCATGACGTCGGCCTGGAACCCACGGCCCAGAAGTACTTCGTGATCGCCGCCCACGCGGCCAGGGAGAGCGGCGACCGGCCGCGCGCCGGCGAGGCGCTGTCCAGGGCCGCCCGCCAGATGGTGCACCTGGGCAAGCCGGACGAGGCGCTGGACCTGATGAAGCTCGCCAGGTCCGGCTCGGGGGAGCGGCCCCTGGCGCGTACCGAGGCCATGCTGTACACCATCGAGGCCTGGGCGCAGGCGTCCATGGGGCAGGGGCAGGCCATGCGCCGTACCCTCGGCCTCGCGGAGGAGCACTTCGCAGCGGACCGCGGTGGCGAGCCGATGCCCAGCTGGATGCAGATGTTCGACGAGGCGGACCTGCACGGTATGCAGGCCCTCGCCTACCGTACCCTCGCCGAGCACGAGCCGGCGGCGGCGGGTACGGCACAGCGGCGGGCCAAGCAGGCCCTGGAGCTGCGGACGGAGGAGCGGCAGCGCTCGCAGATCTTCGACCACATCTCGCTGGCGTCGGCCTGCTTCATCGGCGACGACCTCGAGCAGGGCGTGAAGTACGCCCGTCTGGCCCTGGACTCCATGGGGTCGAACTCCTCACGGCGCACCTGGGACCGGTTGGGGGAGATGCGCCGTCTGACCGGGCGGTACGCCGGTCAGCCCGCCATAGAGGAGCTGCGGAGGGACATCGAGGCCTCGATGCCCAAGTCGGCGACCAGGCAGAAGGCGGGCGCGCCCTCGGGTGATGCCTGGGTGTGAGCCTGCACGGATACGACGGAGGCATCAGGGGCGCCCCGTTCCACCGCGTTGAGCGGTGGGGCGGGGCGTGCGGCGTGCGGCGCGCTTGATACGTGCGGTGCGACTGATATGAGGAGTGGGGCGGACCTGTACGAGAAGTGGGGCGCGGAGAGGCGCAGGGCGCGGAGAGCAGCAGGAGGCCGGGCCGCGGCGGTGGCGCGGCCTCCTGCGGCTCACTCGCGAACCCGTGCGCCGCCCGCGAACCGGGCAGCCCCGAGCGAGTCACGGGTCTCGCTCGCCTGGCGTGCCGGACATGCGCGGTGCACCGGCGCCGGGCGGTGGCGTCCTGGCGGGGACGGCGCCGCCCGGGCTGCGGGCACGGGCTCGCCCTTCCTCCGCGCCTTCGGCGTGTCGGTGTCCGGCCATGGACAGCGCCTGACAACTGCCAGCGTTGTGGGAAGGACCGGACACGACCCTTGCACAGCCGCCGACGGAGCGTAAGGGATTTGGCACAATCCCCGTAGACGGTGCAGCCGGCATATGCCGGAGTCCTTCCCTGGAAGCGTGAATCGCCCATCAGGCCTTCACCGGCACGTGGAAATTCCGCGGCAGGGCGTGACACCTGCCCTCCCCGGGGTGTCAAAAGAGAAACCCACCCGCACGGGCACACACTGGAAACGGAAGGGGAGAGTACAGATGCCCGGCATCGTGCAGAAGTCCACAGACGCCCGCCTGATCGCCTCGCGGCTCCGGCGCTCCGTCCCCGTGACTCTGCGGTACGAGGAAGCCGATCCGCTCGCCGTCCACCTCGGCTTCCCCTCCGAGGCGACCCTCGACGAGACACCCATCACCTGGACTTTCTCCCGTGACCTGCTGGAACGGGGGCTGGCGGCACCCGCCGGCCGGGGCGACGTGCACATCTGGCCCGGCGGACCGGAGCGCACCGTGATCGAGTTCGACGCGCCCCAGGGCAGGGCCCTGGTCGAGTTCGACGAAACCTCGCTGCGCCGCTTCCTGGGGCGCACCGAGGAGGCGGTACCCCCCGGCGAGGAGGACGTCACCGGCGAGGTGGACCGTGGACTCGCCGAAATCCTCGGGTCCGGTGAGGGGAGCACTCCGAGCCCGTAGAGGACTCTCCGGGCTCCTGCGAGGAGGGCCCACGGCCCCGACGTTTCGAGGAGGCGCCCGACGGGGTAGCGGGGCGGCCCTGGGGGACAGTGGCCGCCCCGCCGACTCCGGCGCCCCTAGCCACCCGGGCCGGGGTTCACGCCGTCCGAGTCGGGGATCGCGCCGCTCGATGGGGGACCCGTCCTGCGGGGGTCCGGGTCCCCCCTCCGCTGCCGGCGGGAACTCCGGCCCCCGGACAGGTACCGGCCCCCGGCCCGCGCACCGAACGCACCGCCCGGCACGGGGACTGTGCCTCAGCGGTTCCAGCCGTACAGCAGCGGGCGCGGTCTCAGGCGTACAGCGGCGGGCGCTCCGCCAGCTCGACGGTGACCCGTCCGCCCGTCTCCAGGGCCCGCTCGCCCGCCTCCGCGACGGCGGCCGACGCATAGCCGTCCCAGGCGCCCGGCCCGGTCACCAGGCCCTGCCGGGTCGCGTCCACCCAGGCCTGGACCTCGCGGTCGTAGGCGTCGACGAAGCGGACCAGGTAGTCCTGCGGCACTTCCTCGCGTGCGCTGCCGTCCGTCTCCACCACCATGGTGCGGCCTTCGCCGATGCGGGCGCTGCCCGACTCGCAGACGGCCTCGCAGCGAACCTGGTAGCCGAAGCCGCAGTTGACGAAGATCTCCACGTCCACGACCGCCCCGCCGGACGTCTCGAAGAGCACCAACTGCGGGTCGAACAGGCCCTCGGGGGCCCCTGCCGAAGGCCGCGGCCGCAGTACTGACACCGCCGTGATCTGCTGGTTCAGCAGCCAGCGGCTGGCGTCGACCTCGTGGGAGACCGAGCTGTTGATCATCATGGCGCTGGTGAAGCCCGCGGGGGAGGACACGTTGCGGTGCGTGCAGTGCAGCATCAGCGGGCGCCCCAGGCGGCCCGAGTCGAGCAACTCCTTCAGGCGCAGGTACTCGGCGTCGTAGCGCCGCATGAAGCCGATCTGGGCCAGCCGCCGGCCGGCCCCGGCCTCCGCCTCCATCACCCGCAGCGCCCCTGCCGAGCCGGGGGTCATCGGCTTCTCGCAGAGGACCGGCAGACCGCGTGCGAAGGCGGCGAGCAGTGCCTCCTCGTGGTCCGGCCCCGGGGAGGCGATCAGCACCGCGTCGACCCCCGGCGCGTCGAGCGCGCCGAGCGGATCGGCGTGCAGGGTCACGCCCTCGATGCCGGCCGTCGCGGCCTCGGCGCGCGCCGTGTCAGGGTCGGCGACCGCCGCGACCCTGGCCCCGCTGACCGCCCGATCGATGCGCCGCACATGGTCGGCGCCCATGTGACCGGCACCCAGCACGGCCACGCCCAACAGGTCACTCACCCGTACACCTCTTCCGGTCCTCCGCCGCCCGCCGCCGTCGGCCCACCATCATGCCCGGCGGCCGGGCGGGCAACCGTCCCGCACCGTGTGCGGTACGTCGCACCATCCGTCACAGTCCTTCGTCTGGGCCGCATCCACCCACCCGTGCGAAGATCCCCCGCATGGCTGAGCTGACTGAGCTGCTAGCGGCCGAGGCCATCCGGCTCGACGGCCGGGTGAACGACTGGCGAGAGGCGATCACCGCCGC comes from the Streptomyces sp. TS71-3 genome and includes:
- a CDS encoding aminoglycoside phosphotransferase family protein, whose translation is MYAASSSVSSPARPLHALPGAARAREAPVAAGGGSHPASPPYPVVVDRRPHRAPGTLVAPLSGRLDLSGPQGAQLRTAVAAVHRICPEFSPVQLLRRSGRSVLLVGTTGRSTAVAKCLVDHSAVWKERFQHEIAVYRSFVRNRPPVRVPRLIAADPAGGVLVVERMPGRAAALQRHPVQAPPRADVRAALSAIIRLGQWQPPEGAFGRPLDYGTRISRYHELGLLTDRDLGDLRKLLHGIAKSAGRQGVLQFCHGDALMSNMLLSPAGPILVDWEHAGWYLPGYDLATLWAVLGDAPMARRQISQLAQLAGPAARDAFLVNLMLVLTREIRTYETAVQRSLREPAPGPGGGQPPGLPSGEEQRLLLRRLHDDCQVARGAVRAAVGTR
- a CDS encoding Gfo/Idh/MocA family protein, translating into MSDLLGVAVLGAGHMGADHVRRIDRAVSGARVAAVADPDTARAEAATAGIEGVTLHADPLGALDAPGVDAVLIASPGPDHEEALLAAFARGLPVLCEKPMTPGSAGALRVMEAEAGAGRRLAQIGFMRRYDAEYLRLKELLDSGRLGRPLMLHCTHRNVSSPAGFTSAMMINSSVSHEVDASRWLLNQQITAVSVLRPRPSAGAPEGLFDPQLVLFETSGGAVVDVEIFVNCGFGYQVRCEAVCESGSARIGEGRTMVVETDGSAREEVPQDYLVRFVDAYDREVQAWVDATRQGLVTGPGAWDGYASAAVAEAGERALETGGRVTVELAERPPLYA
- a CDS encoding SsgA family sporulation/cell division regulator; the protein is MPGIVQKSTDARLIASRLRRSVPVTLRYEEADPLAVHLGFPSEATLDETPITWTFSRDLLERGLAAPAGRGDVHIWPGGPERTVIEFDAPQGRALVEFDETSLRRFLGRTEEAVPPGEEDVTGEVDRGLAEILGSGEGSTPSP
- a CDS encoding N-acetylmuramoyl-L-alanine amidase, which translates into the protein MRASAPGHTPAASRHLLGTTALLASAALLLPLVGAAPSSGAEVPAATRLQTSFAAAAAGSHVPQSVLMGVSYIQSRWDTHHGAPSVSGGYGPMHLTDARAALATAGPRGDGEDPRGDSARPALHPTPALPKATDVPARLRTLTSAARLTGIPAARLRTDPDANVRGGAALLAAAQQELGRPLSADPADWYGAVARFSGSDDSATAAVYADDVFDVIRDGARRTTDDGQQVSLAAAPGLAPDGNQVRQMGLRHAAAGDTQCPATVSCTWVPAPYEEFGDDYGNHDLADRPKDQSIDSIVIHDTEEYWDATLKLVQDPTYLGWHYTVRSTDGEIAQHIKANDVGWHAGNWYVNSHSIGIEHEGFLTDPDAWFTEEMYRSSARLVGYLARKYRIPLDRQHILGHDNVPATTGSGIPAMHTDPGPYWDWAHYFALLGKPFHRSAGPASGVVTVLPGYTGNQPAYTGCTTAGQPCAAHGSSEVRLRTAPADDAPLVKDVGLRPGGQDSTTDVNDVGARASTGQQYAVAGRQGDWTAIWFLGQKAWFKNPAKHPAAVPAAPSSGLLITPKAGRSDVPVYGRAYPEASAYPSDVPVQAVSPMPYTLPAGQKYVVGQKVRGEYFYAVTFDPAAHRVVTGKDTYYEIQFGHRVEYVRAADVDVLRARP